From Aedes albopictus strain Foshan chromosome 1, AalbF5, whole genome shotgun sequence, one genomic window encodes:
- the LOC115269132 gene encoding syndetin, whose translation MDRKVEEIKYKVLDLINKKKDVKIPKMGFTDYYVQHSSVQPQPKHSSVPGSGSSGRNSAASGSKYDQFSFYDAAEDEQDGGKETVDGGSKDSHRLSDQEILESTEAIYFDSGSNTGLHELKKLSETDELLNCQCIEKAMGTLKQQHKVISKKVLQLILEQRPACSEEFQRIQETESLLRETIAKCRTTRSHLDGSRKLLTTTNLEILAAYKKRQTLINLLKTLNALKSMRSIDQRLQKRLSEADYSGAISILLENKNLSERFQQYNCIESLSTKLQDTLMMSEIQLEAVLNEVPVGFDAKKYSKLQEAYKLLEKQLIAMDQLHMNFISSIHTAAFTVLKQHAEASLEESRQKLTFEQMCENVPCEEYIHCLTDLCRAFWKILVSYYQVRCWHQNQKLYEKGREAQQRKDSTDRQQQQQPNESFHEEYIQQKLEMGQFRLWNDIQSKICIFINSTKLSTLKYEYFIQILAIVQRLKKVGIEFCDDPSEKLMESMQRQSVEFFRRYHVACLEEIGLFFDHEVWVPIGSFTDVSQLQEYKNFKHALVKNQNGNARNGGRSSSQESKSVDPLGLGQSNLPMNGTSSAHSQDESSLYGSCGYFLRFTEKSSPFDGGFDCTMLEEDILAGIADESSYYYSEDSSDNNEAYFDQNPQPKQKAPPPAATTTIPNNSNMTVTNTSLTVLRCIGRYLYFCKLLHSIAPHIVMSMTELLDFYLYAVHDIFSRDLPVPRDNLYSPSLKRILTRIQSTTVPKLRKWPLSDEMIREDLANADLMYGLQKRIIAAESCLTLMQQFRLMEEYLSGLLGQSDPAAQDQLRRYLADTAECIADVRKPVYMCVTARVVDIQNVLHAMGKVKWDINHVNVQHSSYVDTINRGVQHFAMRLEEISGQQANNIPKEALWDCFVHVLTHLLVEGFSNAKKCSAGGRALMQLDFTHFISILEIISGGKYPDHRAYVEQYIKAYYLPKDLLEEWLVEGHQRGYSVKHLTGLVQCACSSDKKLRQRLLTLVENGANGGGGGDSQDQNKES comes from the exons ATGGATCGCAAAGTGGAAGAGATCAAGTACAAGGTGCTGGATCTGATCAACAAGAAG AAGGATGTGAAAATCCCCAAGATGGGCTTCACGGATTACTATGTGCAGCATAGTAGCGTGCAGCCCCAGCCGAAGCATTCCTCGGTTCCGGGGTCGGGTTCGTCCGGGCGGAACTCGGCCGCCTCCGGATCCAAGTATGATCAATTTTCCTTCTACGATGCGGCGGAGGATGAGCAGGATGGTGGAAAGGAGACTGTGGACGGAGGAAGCAAGGACTCGCATCGGCTGTCGGATCAGGAAATTCTCGAATCCACGGAAGCGATCTACTTCGATAGCGGCAGCAACACTGGCCTTCACGAGTTGAAG AAACTTTCAGAAACCGATGAACTGCTGAATTGCCAGTGCATCGAAAAAGCGATGGGCACACTAAAGCAGCAACACAAGGTAATCTCTAAAAAAGTGCTTCAGCTGATTCTGGAACAACGTCCGGCATGCAGCGAAGAATTCCAACGAATCCAAGAAACTGAATCCCTACTCAGGGAAACGATTGCCAAATGCCGTACTACCAGGAGCCACTTGGATGGGTCCCGAAAGCTGTTGACCACCACGAATTTGGAAATTCTGGCCGCGTACAAGAAGCGCCAAACGCTGATCAATCTCCTCAAAACGCTGAACGCTCTAAAAAGCATGCGGTCGATCGATCAACGACTGCAGAAGCGTCTCTCGGAAGCCGACTACAGCGGAGCGATTTCCATCCTGTTGGAGAACAAGAATCTCTCGGAGCGATTCCAGCAGTACAACTGTATCGAGTCACTCTCGACGAAGCTCCAGGACACGCTAATGATGAGCGAAATCCAACTGGAGGCGGTCCTCAACGAAGTCCCGGTCGGGTTCGATGCCAAGAAGTACAGTAAGCTACAAGAAGCTTATAAACTGCTGGAGAAGCAGCTGATCGCCATGGATCAGCTGCATATGAACTTCATCTCGTCGATTCACACGGCGGCTTTTACCGTGCTGAAGCAGCACGCCGAGGCGAGTTTGGAGGAAAGCCGGCAGAAGCTGACGTTCGAGCAGATGTGCGAAAACGTTCCCTGTGAGGAGTACATCCACTGCTTGACGGATCTGTGCAGGGCGTTTTGGAAGATTCTGGTTTCGTACTATCAG GTTCGATGCTGGCATCAGAACCAGAAACTGTACGAAAAGGGACGCGAAGCGCAGCAACGAAAGGACTCCACCgatcggcagcagcagcaacagccgaACGAATCCTTCCACGAGGAATACATCCAGCAGAAGCTCGAAATGGGCCAGTTCCGGCTGTGGAACGACATTCAGTCGAAGATCTGCATCTTCATCAACAGCACCAAGCTGAGCACGCTGAAGTACGAGTACTTCATCCAAATCCTGGCGATCGTCCAGCGGTTGAAGAAGGTCGGAATCGAGTTTTGCGATGACCCCTCGGAGAAGCTGATGGAAAGCATGCAACGGCAGAGCGTGGAGTTCTTCCGGCGGTACCACGTGGCCTGTCTGGAGGAAATTGGGTTGTTTTTCGATCACGAGGTTTGGGTGCCAATTGGGAGTTTTACTGATGTGAGTCAACTCCAGGAGTACAAGAATTTCAAACATGCCCTGGTTAAGAATCAGAACGGAAACGCTCGGAATGGAGGGAGGTCCTCGAGTCAAGAAAGCAAATCCGTAGACCCTCTCGGGTTAGGGCAGTCCAACCTTCCGATGAATGGCACGTCATCCGCGCATTCGCAGGACGAGAGCTCCCTGTACGGATCCTGCGGCTACTTCCTCCGATTCACCGAGAAAAGTTCTCCCTTCGACGGTGGATTCGATTGCACCATGCTTGAAGAGGACATCCTGGCCGGAATCGCCGACGAATCATCCTACTACTACTCCGAGGATAGCAGCGACAACAACGAAGCCTATTTCGATCAGAACCCACAGCCCAAGCAGAAAGCTCCTCCGCCTGCGGCTACTACGACCATTCCCAACAATAGCAACATGACCGTGACGAACACGTCCCTAACCGTACTCCGTTGCATCGGTCGCTATCTCTACTTCTGCAAGCTGCTCCATTCGATCGCCCCGCACATCGTAATGTCCATGACGGAACTCCTCGACTTCTATCTTTACGCGGTCCACGACATATTCTCGCGGGACCTCCCCGTCCCCCGGGACAATCTCTACTCCCCATCGCTGAAGCGGATCCTCACTCGGATCCAGTCGACCACCGTGCCGAAACTCCGCAAGTGGCCCCTCTCGGACGAGATGATCCGCGAGGACCTGGCCAACGCGGACCTGATGTACGGACTCCAGAAGCGGATCATCGCCGCCGAAAGTTGCCTCACCTTGATGCAGCAGTTCCGCCTGATGGAAGAGTACTTAAGTGGCCTGTTGGGACAGTCGGACCCCGCGGCACAGGACCAGCTGCGTCGGTATTTGGCCGACACGGCAGAATGCATCGCGGACGTGCGGAAACCCGTCTACATGTGCGTTACGGCCCGGGTGGTGGACATCCAGAACGTGCTGCACGCCATGGGGAAGGTTAAGTGGGACATCAACCATGTGAATGTGCAGCACAGTTCCTACGTGGACACGATCAATCGG GGGGTGCAACACTTTGCCATGCGGCTGGAGGAAATATCCGGACAGCAAGCCAACAACATTCCAAAAGAAGCCCTCTGGGATTGCTTCGTACACGTGCTGACACATCTGCTGGTAGAAGG TTTCTCCAACGCCAAGAAATGCTCCGCCGGCGGCCGAGCCCTGATGCAGCTGGACTTTACCCACTTCATCTCGATCCTGGAGATCATCTCCGGCGGCAAGTATCCGGACCACCGGGCCTACGTCGAGCAGTACATCAAGGCGTACTACCTGCCGAAGGACCTGCTGGAGGAGTGGCTCGTCGAGGGCCACCAGCGGGGCTACTCGGTGAAACACCTGACCGGACTGGTGCAGTGTGCCTGTAGCAGCGACAAAAAGCTACGCCAGAGGTTACTCACCCTGGTGGAGAACGGGGCCAATGGTGGCGGTGGTGGTGATAGTCAGGATCAGAACAAAGAATCTTAA